From the genome of Triticum aestivum cultivar Chinese Spring chromosome 3B, IWGSC CS RefSeq v2.1, whole genome shotgun sequence, one region includes:
- the LOC123069187 gene encoding uncharacterized protein isoform X1 — translation MAMPQKRRRRRRSPLQEGVSRRRPGEDGASLSGSLVDSDSSSSRLDGGSPPPGLPDEPVTSSTESRYHEIIASRLAQLQLPVGDDGSDMAGFSNLPSIEILEVLARKSFHDDYSRAALLEYQCQKFLNETQGRNTDSGESESAIVDTGSTYTEPGDVITEVEHMRDCELLGAAMDEIDTWTKLDQEQANKLHLKYALYRIKACLLLKGKPVVELDDDVALERKYPPELIVKNKYFFHYEDDLFGWYFDAELCYKASLSDYQRLVLLNDGDEYSSWRRYQTFYSTPEADRDYLSYWETIAKELKWLEQYLLTNESSIEWAHKHSKATFQAIRIASKFPCMTLKLAAVGLHEYIWNARIHLMFVKDLDGILYNIWRRLNADHQLRFRDALKQVYEANLFPAHDRSMKYELEYGDSKMDLVFVKCTTGLSDGVPEDRARELIKQEIRWTRESSGTYERYARKKLKIAELIGLIPKDKIATA, via the exons ATGGCGATGCCGCAGAAgaggcgccgccgccggaggagtCCTCTTCAGGAAGGAGTGTCCCGCCGGCGCCCTGGTGAAGATGGCGCATCGTTGTCTGGATCCCTTGTCGATTCGGATAGCAGCAGCAGCCGTTTGGACGGAGGCTCTCCGCCGCCCGGACTCCCCGACGAGCCTGTTACATCCTCAACAGAGTCAAGGTACCATGAAATCATCGCCTCGCGCCTCGCCCAGTTGCAATTACCAGTCGGCGACGACGGCTCGGATATGGCCGGTTTCTCAAATCTCCCTTCCATTGAAATCCTCGAAGTCCTTGCTCGTAAATCTTTCCACGATGACTATTCGCGAGCTGCTCTGCTAGAATACCAATGCCAGAAGTTCTTGAACGAGACCCAGGGACGAAATACAGATTCTGGAGAATCTGAGTCGGCCATTGTTGATACGGGTTCCACTTACACTGAACCCGGCGATGTTATCACGGAGGTGGAACACATGAGAGACTGTGAACTACTAGGGGCTGCCATGGATGAAATTGACACTTGGACCAAACTGGACCAAGAGCAGGCCAACAAGCTCCATCTCAAGTATGCACTCTATCGCATCAAAGCTTGCCTG CTGTTGAAAGGAAAGCCGGTTGTCGAGCTGGATGATGATGTTGCATTGGAACGCAAGTACCCTCCAGAGCTTATCGTGAAGAACAAGTACTTTTTTCACTATGAGGATGACCTCTTTGGTTGGTATTTTGATGCCGAACTCTGTTACAAAGCGTCCTTGAGCGACTACCAGCGGCTAGTCCTTTTAAATGAT GGTGATGAGTATTCGAGTTGGAGAAgataccaaacattttatagcacccCTGAAGCTGATAGAGATTATCTCAGCTACTGGGAAACAATTGCGAAGGAACTTAAA TGGCTTGAGCAGTATCTGCTGACAAACGAGTCTTCTATCGAG TGGGCGCATAAACATTCAAAGGCTACGTTCCAAGCAATTAGGATCGCTTCTAAGTTTCCCTGCATGACCCTGAAACTTGCAGCTGTTGGTTTACAT GAGTATATATGGAATGCGCGCATACATCTCATGTTTGTGAAAGATCTTGATGGTATCTTGTATAATATTTGGAGGCGGCTCAATGCGGATCATCAG CTGCGTTTCAGAGATGCTCTCAAGCAAGTTTATGAGGCTAACTTGTTTCCAGCACACGACCGCAGTATGAAGTATGAGCTGGAGTACGGCGATTCCAAAATGGACCTAGTA TTTGTTAAGTGCACGACGGGCCTTAGTGACGGT GTTCCAGAAGATAGAGCCCGTGAGCTGATTAAACAGGAAATTCGCTGGACG CGTGAGTCGTCAGGAACGTATGAGCGGTACGCCAGGAAGAAGCTCAAGATTGCAGAACTGATAGGATTAATTCCCAAGGACAAGATAGCAACTGCGTAG
- the LOC123069187 gene encoding uncharacterized protein isoform X2: MAMPQKRRRRRRSPLQEGVSRRRPGEDGASLSGSLVDSDSSSSRLDGGSPPPGLPDEPVTSSTESRYHEIIASRLAQLQLPVGDDGSDMAGFSNLPSIEILEVLARKSFHDDYSRAALLEYQCQKFLNETQGRNTDSGESESAIVDTGSTYTEPGDVITEVEHMRDCELLGAAMDEIDTWTKLDQEQANKLHLKYALYRIKACLLLKGKPVVELDDDVALERKYPPELIVKNKYFFHYEDDLFGWYFDAELCYKASLSDYQRLVLLNDGDEYSSWRRYQTFYSTPEADRDYLSYWETIAKELKWLEQYLLTNESSIEATFQAIRIASKFPCMTLKLAAVGLHEYIWNARIHLMFVKDLDGILYNIWRRLNADHQLRFRDALKQVYEANLFPAHDRSMKYELEYGDSKMDLVFVKCTTGLSDGVPEDRARELIKQEIRWTRESSGTYERYARKKLKIAELIGLIPKDKIATA, translated from the exons ATGGCGATGCCGCAGAAgaggcgccgccgccggaggagtCCTCTTCAGGAAGGAGTGTCCCGCCGGCGCCCTGGTGAAGATGGCGCATCGTTGTCTGGATCCCTTGTCGATTCGGATAGCAGCAGCAGCCGTTTGGACGGAGGCTCTCCGCCGCCCGGACTCCCCGACGAGCCTGTTACATCCTCAACAGAGTCAAGGTACCATGAAATCATCGCCTCGCGCCTCGCCCAGTTGCAATTACCAGTCGGCGACGACGGCTCGGATATGGCCGGTTTCTCAAATCTCCCTTCCATTGAAATCCTCGAAGTCCTTGCTCGTAAATCTTTCCACGATGACTATTCGCGAGCTGCTCTGCTAGAATACCAATGCCAGAAGTTCTTGAACGAGACCCAGGGACGAAATACAGATTCTGGAGAATCTGAGTCGGCCATTGTTGATACGGGTTCCACTTACACTGAACCCGGCGATGTTATCACGGAGGTGGAACACATGAGAGACTGTGAACTACTAGGGGCTGCCATGGATGAAATTGACACTTGGACCAAACTGGACCAAGAGCAGGCCAACAAGCTCCATCTCAAGTATGCACTCTATCGCATCAAAGCTTGCCTG CTGTTGAAAGGAAAGCCGGTTGTCGAGCTGGATGATGATGTTGCATTGGAACGCAAGTACCCTCCAGAGCTTATCGTGAAGAACAAGTACTTTTTTCACTATGAGGATGACCTCTTTGGTTGGTATTTTGATGCCGAACTCTGTTACAAAGCGTCCTTGAGCGACTACCAGCGGCTAGTCCTTTTAAATGAT GGTGATGAGTATTCGAGTTGGAGAAgataccaaacattttatagcacccCTGAAGCTGATAGAGATTATCTCAGCTACTGGGAAACAATTGCGAAGGAACTTAAA TGGCTTGAGCAGTATCTGCTGACAAACGAGTCTTCTATCGAG GCTACGTTCCAAGCAATTAGGATCGCTTCTAAGTTTCCCTGCATGACCCTGAAACTTGCAGCTGTTGGTTTACAT GAGTATATATGGAATGCGCGCATACATCTCATGTTTGTGAAAGATCTTGATGGTATCTTGTATAATATTTGGAGGCGGCTCAATGCGGATCATCAG CTGCGTTTCAGAGATGCTCTCAAGCAAGTTTATGAGGCTAACTTGTTTCCAGCACACGACCGCAGTATGAAGTATGAGCTGGAGTACGGCGATTCCAAAATGGACCTAGTA TTTGTTAAGTGCACGACGGGCCTTAGTGACGGT GTTCCAGAAGATAGAGCCCGTGAGCTGATTAAACAGGAAATTCGCTGGACG CGTGAGTCGTCAGGAACGTATGAGCGGTACGCCAGGAAGAAGCTCAAGATTGCAGAACTGATAGGATTAATTCCCAAGGACAAGATAGCAACTGCGTAG